A single Metarhizium brunneum chromosome 5, complete sequence DNA region contains:
- the PAL1_1 gene encoding Protein PAL1, producing MSSPSPFQQGQLPSPGLSINLSSNNPFRNRAASPASLDAAFATSTNSPFDDPTPIQRPLSRNPFLDQSQQPLKSPGGISNKSEHKSLSAEDIFDSLTLDDTMQNDKLPPPLIAQRRPSDQVPAARPGESQQPGDKHRLAKSQEEAMRARKPGPGPGPGPGPTPNPATSRSPQRKPVRRPRRNSDSSVMDFNAQPITAEEMKIIEEHRMRDRQRREKTAREKGSRDKESLEGREPRDKEREGKGRTKSGRPSRRMDIIDQLDATSIYGTGLFHHDGPFDALNPHRNKHSSRRAPMQAFPKDSLNNSLGGAGPLNRNPDHATFLGHGTDEAFRDYSGGTKNKNGYNYPGGSSAEPAIFDPIARGSLVHGDESYGLGTSTFLEGTPAARSAIVRRQVEQQQEIVDNGLQRKKSLAQRIRHINNKPRDFSSGRMTNPDAVSTKRSPDGTPFASSVGSEPNPFFAEFSKGEESISVRPRGGAKSPASPPAIPRRLSGSALERRATADAMMPGEDSPPAKPTGIIGRMKSLKGGRRPKNTDTNTQLAGSGMAI from the exons ATGTCTAGCCCAAGCCCTTTCCAGCAAG GGCAACTCCCCTCTCCAGGACTGTCAATCAACCTGTCCTCCAACAACCCTTTTCGCAACCGGGCAGCGTCGCCTGCCAGCCTTGATGCTGCCTTTGCAACGTCGACCAACTCGCCCTTTGACGACCCTACGCCTATCCAGAGACCTCTATCGCGAAATCCTTTCCTTGACCAATCCCAGCAACCTTTGAAGTCGCCGGGTGGTATTTCCAACAAGTCTGAGCACAAGTCGCTCTCCGCTGAAGATATATTT GATTCACTGACACTCGACGACACAATGCAAAACGATAAGTTGCCTCCGCCGTTGATTGCCCAGCGACGCCCATCAGACCAGGTTCCCGCTGCTCGTCCTGGGGAATCTCAACAGCCTGGCGACAAGCACCGACTTGCCAAgtcacaagaagaagccatgcGGGCAAGGAaaccaggtccaggtccaggtccaggtccaggtccaacACCCAACCCCGCAACATCAAGGTCTCCTCAGAGGAAACCGGTCCGACGTCCGCGACGAAATTCAGACTCATCCGTTATGGACTTCAATGCTCAGCCCATTACAGCCGAAGAAATGAAAATAATTGAGGAGCACCGCATGCGAGACCGACAACGCCGTGAAAAGACCGCTCGTGAAAAAGGGAGCCGGGATAAGGAAAGTCTGGAGGGCCGTGAGCCTCGTGACAAGGAGCGAGAGGGTAAAGGACGGACCAAGTCTGGTCGCCCAAGCCGACGAATGGATATAATCGACCAGCTGGATGCAACCAGCATATATGGCACTGGCC TTTTCCATCATGATGGCCCATTCGATGCCTTGAACCCGCATCGAAATAAGCACAGCAGCAGGCGCGCTCCAATGCAAGCCTTTCCCAAGGACTCTCTCAACAATTCACTGGGTGGTGCCGGGCCTCTTAATCGGAACCCGGATCATGCCACTTTCTTGGGTCACGGCACAGATGAAGCATTCCGCGATTACTCTGGCGGCACGAAGAACAAGAATGGATACAACTACCCAGGTGGCTCAAGTGCAGAGCCAGCGATTTTTGATCCCATCGCTCGTGGATCCCTGGTTCATGGAGATGAAAGCTACGGCTTAGGTACCTCTACCTTCCTCGAGGGCACACCTGCTGCACGAAGCGCAATCGTCCGAAGACAGGTAGAACAGCAGCAAGAGATTGTCGACAACGGTTTGCAACGCAAGAAGTCGCTAGCACAGCGAATTCGGCACATCAACAACAAACCCCGAGATTTTTCATCTGGCAGAATGACAAATCCCGACGCAGTATCCACCAAGCGATCCCCAGATGGCACGCCGTTTGCCTCTAGTGTAGGCTCCGAACCTAACCCTTTCTTCGCTGAGTTTAGCAAAGGTGAGGAGAGCATCAGTGTCAGACCTCGGGGCGGAGCAAAGTCCCCAGCCAGCCCACCAGCGATCCCCCGGAGGTTATCTGGATCAGCTCTGGAACGACGAGCCACTGCAGACGCGATGATGCCAGGGGAGGACAGCCCTCCTGCCAAACCAACTGGTATTATAGGTCGAATGAAGAGTTTGAAGGGTGGACGAAGGCCTAAGAATACAGACACCAACACTCAACTCGCAGGGTCTGGAATGGCAATCTAA